DNA sequence from the Ktedonobacterales bacterium genome:
GTTGGCCGATCTCCTTGAATCCGCTGAAATACGCGGAATCTCCGGCGAAGTACAGCGTGTGCGCGCCATCGCTGAGCATCCAGCCGCCCCAGAGGGTCAGGTTCGTATCCCAGGGAGTACGGCGGCTCCAGTGCTGGGCAGCCACAAAATCGAAGTGGAGGCCGAGCGCATCCACACTTTCCCACCACTCGCACTCATGGACCTTGGTGCAGCCGAGCTTCTGAAACCACCCGCCCAGCCGCGAAGGAACCAGATACATAGGCCGATCCCCCAGCCAGCGGATCGTGTCGCGGTCCAGATGATCGTAGTGATTATGGGAGATCAATGTCAGATCAATCGGAGGCAGATCGATCAGACGCAGGCCCGGCGGAGCCATCCGCGTCGGGCCAAAGGGACCAATGCCCGCTTTCTTGCTCCACACCGGATCGGTCAAAATGGAACGGCCACCCATCTGAATCAAAAAGCTGGAATGACCGACCCACGTAATGCTGACCTGGCTCGCGTTATCGCGCAGCGCCGCGCCATCATTGGCAACAACCGGCGTGGGATCAGGTGGGGAAAGCAGACGATCCGCCTCGGCCTGCTGGCGCGAAGCCTGCCTGAACCGCCTCATGTCGCCAAAGCCAGCCCGCCGGTCAGCCGCAGGGTCAAGATTCTGAAATCGTGGTGCTTGTTGTGCCATACGTTCGAGATAGATTGCCAGGCGTCGCCAGGACACCCCAAAAAACCGACTACCCTAATTGTACAGCATGCGCGCAAACAGCAACGTCCTCCCTCTGCTCGCTCTTGCGTTGCCTGCGACACCGCGCTAGAATGGATACATGCTACAGCAGCGGCGTGGGCCTATCGTTGATGGCTAGGGAAAAGGGGGAACTACGATGTCTCTCGATCAACCGCCAGGCGAATCCGGCAGCATCGATCTTCTTCGCTCCGACAAAACCGGCGCGACAGCC
Encoded proteins:
- a CDS encoding MBL fold metallo-hydrolase, which translates into the protein MAQQAPRFQNLDPAADRRAGFGDMRRFRQASRQQAEADRLLSPPDPTPVVANDGAALRDNASQVSITWVGHSSFLIQMGGRSILTDPVWSKKAGIGPFGPTRMAPPGLRLIDLPPIDLTLISHNHYDHLDRDTIRWLGDRPMYLVPSRLGGWFQKLGCTKVHECEWWESVDALGLHFDFVAAQHWSRRTPWDTNLTLWGGWMLSDGAHTLYFAGDSAYFSGFKEIGQRYSGIDVAFLPIGAYKPAWFMQSAHVNPEEAGQAFLDVGARVIIPMHWGTFKLSTERTDEPPKRLAAWWDEQGLDRTHNWTLAVGETRFVNGS